In Burkholderia lata, the DNA window ATCGTCATCGGCAGCACGTTCAGGTCGGTGGCGAGCGTGAACGCTGTGCCGAACGCGCCCATCGCGGTTGCGAAGCAGATCGCGCCGGCCGCGATCAGGCCCGGCGCGAGCGCGGGCAGTACGATGTCGACGAAGATGCGCCACGGCGATGCGCCGAGCGAACGCGCGGCTTCCTCGAGCGACGCGTCGAGCTTCGACGCCGCGGCGATCACGGTGACGATCACGCGCGGGATCGAGAAGTACAGGTAGCCGATGAACAGCCCCGCGACCGAGTACGCGAATACCCACTTGTCGCCGGTGAGCTTCGCGGACAGCATGCCGATCAGCCCCTGCCGGCCGGCAAGCATGATCACCATGAAGCCGACGACGACGCCGGGGAACGCGAGCGGGAACGTGAGCAGCGCGAGCAGCACGCGCTTGCCCGCGAATTCGCGGCGTGCGAGCAGGAGGCCCGAGATCGTCGACAGCACGAGTGTCGCGAGCGTGACGCCCGCGGACAGCGCGACGGTCTCGCCCAGGCTCCTCATGTAGCGCGCATTGCCGAGCAGCGCCGCGTAGTGCGAGAAGAACGCGCCGTCGGCGGACACCTGCACGAGCGCCGCCATCGGCAGCAGCCAGAACGCGGCGAACACCGCAAGCGCCGGCGCGACGAGCGCGACGCGCCAGCGCAGCGGGAAAGTCAGGTCGAGCATCGATGGCGTCCGGCTGCTTACTGCATCACCTGCAGGTATTGCTGGCCGAATGCCTGCTGGCCGGCCGCCATCTTGCCGAAGTCGACCGATTTCGCGCGGGCATATTCGCTCGCCGGCAGGAACTTCGATGCGATGTCGGCGCTGAGCGTCTGCGCGCGCACCGGTCGCAGGTACGCATTGGCCCACAACTTCTGGCCTTCGTCCGACAGCACGAAGTCGAGCACCTTCTTGCCGTTCGCGTCGTGCGGCGCGCCCTTCACGAGACTCATCACGTACGGCACCGCGATCGTGCCTTCCTTCGGAATCACGAACTCGACGTTCGCGCTGTCCTTGTACTTCGCGCGATACGCGTCGAAGTCGTAGTCGAGCAGGATCGGAATCTCGCCCGACAGCACGCGCGCATACGCGGTCTGCTTCGGCACGATCGGCGCGTTCGCCTTCAGCTTCCTGAACCAGTCGAGCGCCGGCTTGAAGTTGTCGAGACTGCCGCCAAGTGCCTGGTTCACGGCGACCGCGCCCGCATAGCCGACGAACGCACTCGATGGATCGAGATAGCCGACCATGCCCTTGTATTCCGGCTTCAGCAGATCGGCCCACGAGCGCGGCACCGGCTTGCCGTCGAGCGCGTCCTTGTTCACGAAGAAGCCGAGCGTGCCCGAGTGGATCGCAAACCAGTAGCCCTGCGGGTCCTTCAGGTTCGCGGGGATGTCGTTCCAGTGCGCGGGCTTGTACGGCGCGATCACACCCTTGTCCTTCGCCTGGAACGCCGACGACACGCCGAGGTAGACGACGTCGGCGACCGGGCTCTTCTGCTCGGCGATCAACTGCGCGATCGACTGGCCCGAGTTCTTGTTGTCGAACGGCACGCGGATGCCGGTCTTCTGCTTGATCGCCGCAATCTGCGCGGCCCAGTCGGCCCATTCGGGCGGGCAGTTGTAGCAGATCGCCGTTTCGTCGGCGTGGGCGGCGGGCGCGCCGGCGATGAGCGCGGCGCAGGCTACGGGAGCTGCAAGCACGCGCAGCAGCGAGGTCAGGCGAAAGGACACGGTGGGTCTCCGGGCGAGTG includes these proteins:
- a CDS encoding ABC transporter permease, with protein sequence MLDLTFPLRWRVALVAPALAVFAAFWLLPMAALVQVSADGAFFSHYAALLGNARYMRSLGETVALSAGVTLATLVLSTISGLLLARREFAGKRVLLALLTFPLAFPGVVVGFMVIMLAGRQGLIGMLSAKLTGDKWVFAYSVAGLFIGYLYFSIPRVIVTVIAAASKLDASLEEAARSLGASPWRIFVDIVLPALAPGLIAAGAICFATAMGAFGTAFTLATDLNVLPMTIYTEFTLNANIATAAGLSIVLGIVTWAVLALARRFTGHTAAAAA
- a CDS encoding ABC transporter substrate-binding protein, giving the protein MSFRLTSLLRVLAAPVACAALIAGAPAAHADETAICYNCPPEWADWAAQIAAIKQKTGIRVPFDNKNSGQSIAQLIAEQKSPVADVVYLGVSSAFQAKDKGVIAPYKPAHWNDIPANLKDPQGYWFAIHSGTLGFFVNKDALDGKPVPRSWADLLKPEYKGMVGYLDPSSAFVGYAGAVAVNQALGGSLDNFKPALDWFRKLKANAPIVPKQTAYARVLSGEIPILLDYDFDAYRAKYKDSANVEFVIPKEGTIAVPYVMSLVKGAPHDANGKKVLDFVLSDEGQKLWANAYLRPVRAQTLSADIASKFLPASEYARAKSVDFGKMAAGQQAFGQQYLQVMQ